GTCTGCGCGCGAATCGGGCCGGCACTGCCCCCGGTGAGACGAATGCTGCCGCCGCCGGTCTCAACGTCCATCAGGCCGCTGACGTTGCCAATCTCGATGTTGCCGCCGCCGGTCGAGCCGTGCAGATCGCCGCCGACGTTTTGCACATAGATGTTGCCGCCGCCGGTTTCTATTACGGCATCGCGCTTTACGTTATCGACACGAACCGATTCGCCGCCGGTCGAGGCGTTCAGCTTGCCGCCGACGGTGCCGATGTTCACGCGGCCACCGCCCGTGCGGATTCCCAAATCAGCATTCACGGCGCCTACGTTAATTGAGCCTCCGCCGGTGCTGGCAGTCACGCTGCCACTGATGTCGTCGAGATCTACGTTGCCCCCGCCCGATTCGGCGTCAACGCGTCCGTTCAGGTGAGTGAAACGCAGACTGCCGCCGTCAGTTTTGGCTTTAATGACATCGACGCTGCGCGGCGTGGTGATGTTGAACTCAACCGAGCCGCGATGCCAGTTGTCGCCGCCCTCGCCGCCGAAATACGCCGCGTCTCCCTGGCGGTTGGCTATCACGCGCAGGTTCTCGAACATGCGCCGCGCACTATCCTCGGAGGAGGCGCTCACGCGCTTGCGGATGGTGTAAGTAATGTTGGATTGCTGTGCGCCGGTTACGCTCACGCCGCCGGCGTTGGTATGAATCTTGATGTAACGCGAGGCGGGAAGAGTGCCGGTAGTCTCCTGCACCCAACAACTGCCGTCGCGGTAGATTTTCGTTGCGCCATCCGTCTGGGCTACGCCTGCTGCGGCGAGCGCCAGTAGTAGAGCGGGAAGCGCGAAATGGTTGCGAATCACTGCCAAAGTATTAAGTTCCTCTTCTTCTATGCGCGTTGCTAAGCTGCTAGCTCCTAGCTGCTAGCCACAGCCGTTTGCCTCTGGCTAGTAGCTAGAAGTTGGCGGCTACCAGCTTTTTATTCAAAATCCGGGAGGTTCGCCAGGACACGCTTCGACTCTCCCTGGATGTACTTATCTTTATCCTGCTGTGCCAGCGCGGCCAGCGCCTGACGCACGCTGCTGTCGTTCTTCACCGTCTCCAGCAGCGAGATCGCCTGCGTGCGCACACCGGGATTATTGTCTTTTAGGAGCGCTTCGAGCACCGCGTCGCGAACCTGCTGGTCGTCTTTCACATACGAGCGCAATCCATCGAGAGCCTTCAGGCGCACACCGGGATTGCGGTCGTAGCGCAGCGCATACATTAGCGCTTCGCGCACACGGCTGTCATCGGAGTTCTTTGCCAGCAGATCAACCGAATCGAGCCTCAGCCCCGAATTGATGTTATTGCGCGCGGCGAACAGCAGAAGCTGCTGAATTTTGGGATCGTTGATCGAACCCTGCGCCTGGTCGGTGTAAACCTTGTCGTACTGAATCTTGACTTGATCGCTGCCTGGATCTTGAGTGATGCCGCGAATGCCGGCGATGGAGGCGGAATCTACAGGGGAAGGAGTGTTCCCGATTTGGGCAATTGTTCCGGAGTCGGTGTGAGTCTTGACTTGCCAGGTGGTCAATATTCCGGCCGCGAATCCAATCATCAGCAGAGCCGCCGTGAGAGCCGGAGCAAACTTCATCGACTGCAGCCATCCGGCAAAGTCGAAGGTGAAGCGATGCCACCCGCGACTCGGCTCCTCGGACTCAAGCGCCTCGGAGAGCCGCATTCGCGATCCGGCAAGCAGGTTCGGCGAGACCTCCGGCAGCGGAGCGGCCGACATTGCCAGCCGGAATCCGCGCACCGAATCGAGCTCGTTCTTGCACGCGGAGCAGCGCTCCACGTGCCGCTCGAGCTCGTAGCGCTCGTCGTCCTTCAGTTCGTCGTAGACGTAAAGGGCTGCATTCGCCCGTGTCCATTCGCAGTTCATCATTGCCACACTTTCATAAAAAGCATTCGGCACTCGCCAATCAGCAGTCGGCTAAAACTTCATCGATCCGCTCGAATCAAGCACCACACGTACACCCTCCATCCCTATGTCATCCTGAGCGGAGGAGGGCTCCCGCGCGCTTTCTCCAGCGCGGGAAACCGGAGTCGAAGGATCTTGTGTTTTGCCTTCAAAGTCCATACTGATTGCTTCGACCAAAAAAACTATCGCCCTTCGGCCAACACCTTCAAAATCTGCACAAATTCGAAGCTGTGTCCGCGCCGGTAGGCGCGACATCCGCAGTCTTCTTCGCCGTAGTCGGAGTGTTCCGCTACAGCACGACGCGAGGCGGCGCCGAAGTTTCCCATTTCGGGATCGGCCGTCAAAACCGTGCTCGCAGAATTATGAATTTCATTCGTCATTGTCGTATCCATCGCTTTCTATAAACCCAATCCTTACCTCATTGACGCGAGCGTGCCGCGCAGCTTCTGCGTGGCCCGGAACAGCGTGTTCTTGGCTGTCTCTTCGGTCGTATTCAACATCTCGCCGATGGTCCGCAGCTTGAGTCCCTGATAGTGCTTCAGCTCGAAGACCATACGCTCGCGCGGCGTCAGTTGCTCTAAAGCTTTGTTAATCTTGCCGCCGAGCTCGCGGCGCATCAGGTCGCGCTCGGGATTGGCTCCGGAGCGAT
The Terriglobales bacterium genome window above contains:
- a CDS encoding HEAT repeat domain-containing protein, whose amino-acid sequence is MMNCEWTRANAALYVYDELKDDERYELERHVERCSACKNELDSVRGFRLAMSAAPLPEVSPNLLAGSRMRLSEALESEEPSRGWHRFTFDFAGWLQSMKFAPALTAALLMIGFAAGILTTWQVKTHTDSGTIAQIGNTPSPVDSASIAGIRGITQDPGSDQVKIQYDKVYTDQAQGSINDPKIQQLLLFAARNNINSGLRLDSVDLLAKNSDDSRVREALMYALRYDRNPGVRLKALDGLRSYVKDDQQVRDAVLEALLKDNNPGVRTQAISLLETVKNDSSVRQALAALAQQDKDKYIQGESKRVLANLPDFE